The DNA region TATAATTCCGAATACGCCCGTCTTGACGCTGCCGCGACTGCGCAACCGTCGCTCGTGCGCGTGCCGCCTGATGCAAAGCCTGCCGTCGTCACCCGTCTGCGCAAAAACTACGCGCTAGACCGCGCCCGTTACTTCATCCCACTCGCCACGCGCACCAATCTCGGTCTCGTGCAGACCTCGCGCATGTGGGCTACGACCGTGAAGCATCTCGACTCGCTGCCGCATCCCGAAGCGAAGGCCGCGGCGAAACTCATCCGCGACGAACTCCTCAAGCAGTCGCCGCGTCTCATGCGGCACAGCTACGCGGAGAAGTCCTACGAAGAACAGGCGCGCCAGGAACTCGCGCTCAGTTGCTTGCTCGGCCTTGAGCGTCTCTCGACGAAACAACTCGCCGATGAAGTCTGGGTCCATGTTGACCGCGCGACGCCGCCGTTTCTACCCGAAGTACAATCGCTCTCCGAAGCGCTGCGCCACCGCCCGAACCGCTACGCGCAACACGGCACCGCCTCGCGCCGCATGAAGGTGAGCTTCGCCTGGAACAACATGGCTATCGCCGAGCTGCGCGACCTCAACCGCCACCGCACGGGGCATCGCTACACGCCGTTTATCCAGGCCGGTTTTTATTTGCCGCCCGAGATCAAGCACAGCGATCACAACGCGCTCCTCGACGAGCAGGCCGCGCTCACGCGCGAGCTGATGCAGCGCGGTTCAGCCGCGTACGTTTATTCGCTGTTGCTCGGCGCGCAGACACCGTTTGAGCACAGCACGCACGGAGATAAGTTCATCTACGAAGCCGAGCTGCGCACCGGCATGGGCGCGCACTATCGCTACGCGGAACACCTCAGCGCCACACTTCGGGAGTTTTTCAAGCAAGTCCCCGAGGCCCGCGAGTGGGTCGTCGAAGGCACCGCCGAGCCGGAATAATCCGCCCTGATTCCACGGGCGGCAGGGTGATGCCGGCGGTCACTTATTTCTCGCGGCGAACGCGTTCTTTTTCGTCGTCGCGTTCCTCTTCGAGCCGGGCGCGCTCGCTGGCCATCTGTTTGGAGATTTTTTGGATCTCTTCGTAGTTCGCCCCGGCTAGCGCGGCATCGAGCTGCTGTTTCAGGAAGATCTCTCGCTCGGCGATTTTGCCTTTGTACACCGCGTCGATGTCCGCGAGCCGGGCTTTTTTCTCGGCGCTGAGCGGCTTGCCCGCGTCGGGATCCGATTTGGCGAGGCGTTCCATCGCGAGTTCGTAGGCGCTCTTCATAGGGGGTGCATTCAGCCGAAACGTGCGATCAACACAAGCGCCAGCGCGGTCAGCGCAAACGGCGGCCAGAATCCGCCTCGCTTCGGCGTCCATTGCCGCGAGTAACCGTAGACCATCGACGCGAGCACCATCCCGAAAACGGCGAGACCTGCCCACGTGCTGAGAAACTCCACGTGCAGGAAAAAGCCCGGGATCTTCAGCAGCCACGCGATGCTCCACTCCATGAACGCCAGCACTAGCGCTGCCGCGTGATTGAACAGCGCGCACAGCGGCGTGAGCCCGGCCAGTCCGCACAGTAGTGAGAGGAATCCGCCGAGGATCACCAGCGATGAGACCGGAATGAGCACGAGATTCGCCAGCAATCCGCCGGGCGTGAACAGTTGGAAAAACACCACGCCGCACACCGTGCTGATGAGTGTCGTGGAGACGCCGAGCGCGACCGCGCCGAGCAGCCAACGCCAGATGTGGTCGCGCGCATGGTGATGCCAGCGCCACGTCGCTTTCGGCAGATCGCGAAAGAGCGGCCACCGCTCCGTCCATCGTTCGGTCAAGGGCAGCCCTAGCAGCAGCAGCGCCGCCACGATGCCGTACGACATCTGGAAACTCGCGCTGAAGAGCTCCATCGGATCGAGGATCAACGACACCAGCGCCGCCGAGGAAAGCGTGGCGATCGGATTCACCGGCAGCCGCAGCACGAGCGCGGCGTGCGTCAGCGCGATCATGAAAAACGCGCGCACGGCCGAGGGACTTCCACCGGTGATGTCCACGTAGAGCCAGAGCGCGACGAGACCGATCGCGACCTGCGCGACGCGTGGCAGTCGCAGCAGGGCGAGCGTGCCGTGCAACGCCACCGCGATCACGACGATGTGGAGTCCGCTGATCGCGAAGAGGTGCATCGTGCCACTCTGGCGAAATTGCAGCGTCTGCTCCTCGCCGAGTTCGTGCTGCTGGCCGAGCAACATCGCGCGCAACGCACCGGCGAGCGCCGGCTGCCGTTCCAGTCCATGTGAAAGAATCGCGCCGAAGCGCTCGAGCATTCGCTCGCAAAATAGCGCATACGTTCCGGCTTCGCGGGAGACGTCGTGAACACGGCCGCGTGTCAGCTGGAAGTTAAGGCCCGAGGCTGTGAGAAAACCTTCGAACGTCGCCAGCGGTGCTTCGCGCGGCAGCGTTTCGAGCAAGCCGGTGACGACGATCTCGGACGAACGTGCGGGCTCGGGCTCTCTGATTTTTTTGCCGAGAGAAAAATAAAGCCGCTGCCCGATCAGCTCG from Nibricoccus aquaticus includes:
- a CDS encoding ComEC/Rec2 family competence protein, with the protein product MLWLLLPLMGGVIAGKILPWSCPVGWLLGGAFAAAGIAVWFSNHARIWSIGLCLAVFLSGAAAYELRRARIDSWDSLPPREARLTLRIERVFPPLPDGKKVSGLATITEADTHLRELIGQRLYFSLGKKIREPEPARSSEIVVTGLLETLPREAPLATFEGFLTASGLNFQLTRGRVHDVSREAGTYALFCERMLERFGAILSHGLERQPALAGALRAMLLGQQHELGEEQTLQFRQSGTMHLFAISGLHIVVIAVALHGTLALLRLPRVAQVAIGLVALWLYVDITGGSPSAVRAFFMIALTHAALVLRLPVNPIATLSSAALVSLILDPMELFSASFQMSYGIVAALLLLGLPLTERWTERWPLFRDLPKATWRWHHHARDHIWRWLLGAVALGVSTTLISTVCGVVFFQLFTPGGLLANLVLIPVSSLVILGGFLSLLCGLAGLTPLCALFNHAAALVLAFMEWSIAWLLKIPGFFLHVEFLSTWAGLAVFGMVLASMVYGYSRQWTPKRGGFWPPFALTALALVLIARFG
- a CDS encoding FAD-dependent thymidylate synthase, with protein sequence MKVTGLALVPPPTAADLPKVTPELLASVLARYSRSNEGIGAIMSKVDLANPEASIDRILKFVDYGHASIGGLTGGLAIALDDVSMWLAYKIFEIAQMADGQESSTRYITMDASNLPTAAELGIPDDLAPRWQALMAKSFAAYNSEYARLDAAATAQPSLVRVPPDAKPAVVTRLRKNYALDRARYFIPLATRTNLGLVQTSRMWATTVKHLDSLPHPEAKAAAKLIRDELLKQSPRLMRHSYAEKSYEEQARQELALSCLLGLERLSTKQLADEVWVHVDRATPPFLPEVQSLSEALRHRPNRYAQHGTASRRMKVSFAWNNMAIAELRDLNRHRTGHRYTPFIQAGFYLPPEIKHSDHNALLDEQAALTRELMQRGSAAYVYSLLLGAQTPFEHSTHGDKFIYEAELRTGMGAHYRYAEHLSATLREFFKQVPEAREWVVEGTAEPE